In Vespula pensylvanica isolate Volc-1 chromosome 21, ASM1446617v1, whole genome shotgun sequence, one genomic interval encodes:
- the LOC122636267 gene encoding high affinity cGMP-specific 3',5'-cyclic phosphodiesterase 9A isoform X2 — translation MQEIRWDRELFRNAAEAGPLDIVKLRKGDKLLNISCHLPANTPDTPYVLQVVGAHPASSGMMELEVLRALESRVATLERELREHQEAVCASPPLALRELKRQVDSFKNKLETTEHLSWLGFYKQLPEPISSEACRRLQYRRKSDGIKRKVREKFLNICEVAMSSNVREWLRSPAFDARQWEDEELLLMLQTMFVELDLPQKFNIPLYVLRNFLYEVYINYNEVPFHNFRHCFCVAQMMYAIAWAVDLPSRIGNLEVFVLIVSCICHDLDHPGYNNIYQINARTELALRYNDISPLENHHCSVAFRVLEAAECNILASLDCSTYRTVREGIIRCILATDMARHNEILAQFTDIVTDFDYANRAHINLLSMILIKVADISNEARPMEVAEPWLDRLLQEFFKQSDAEKLEGLPVTPFMDRDKVTKPSSQCSFIGLVLLPLFEALGELFPELEDLIVRPVREALEYYRRLNEAAKDERHHRKSVVDLGESNQSLAQIGNATSSTAATAASPATAASASASASASASASASASATTSVVKSTSSHSMRSKRSGGTVHSRSRSTEEDITENLTLEEADNLESSDPETATEVEISEKTLKFKISTEGTTVGSGSHSGRKSYPGSRKGSKEKSSLDYHNYELARAMREHERERERERGRERERERRRSRGENNLGSNLSSPVSARSTDGSRILEELERDDSIFFDGGNVNNETLQMVEGNGNANAIGGCRKEPARRNGSKRPSSSGVCRKDVPIIRRESVVSLRCSCDDKSSNNHKSLLSRLRNFTDRLSISFDSKDSPSPRATKYVAKSLNKSSTVSTGTCTAIARRRQQQHDPTSLVCKRCNLRKVTTSKEHAGKMPTTTLLELSSVEKRAMTLPKVRKTQDSKSKGWKTVFAKERKSSASLEVLPGENAGDDRRSIESKHRRNLSNPEGKCSKGQKGLDVDIDIGIDIDIEFKEIEVRPPSSVGQQQRKKPEIVVDPDSSSPRGFDDAEDMGKIEIRRSSASMEDISKITKQTETVLLGSLEAKKAEDLQHTGSLDSMLCKESVKASKKTNAFSSPAASKKSSPGLFSRFKSGMSIDSTRSNSNSGSLHDQGSQHSQTGWISSLTASFRPKRQTTSEVPSSSSPAAQSQKSQSREEIK, via the exons ATGCAGGAGATACGGTGGGATAGAG AACTCTTTAGAAACGCTGCGGAGGCTGGACCTCTGGATATCGTGAAGCTTCGCAAGGGAGATAAGCTCCTGAACATTTCGTGTCACTTGCCGGCAAACACTCCCGACACGCCCTATGTTCTTCAG GTCGTCGGTGCTCACCCCGCCTCCTCGGGGATGATGGAGCTGGAAGTTTTGCGGGCGCTCGAGAGCCGCGTGGCGACCCTGGAGCGAGAACTGCGCGAGCACCAGGAGGCCGTTTGCGCGTCACCACCGTTGGCACTTCGGGAACTTAAGAGGCAGGTCGACAGCTTCAAGAACAAGCTCGAGACTACCGAGCACCTCAGCTGGCTGG GTTTCTACAAGCAACTCCCAGAACCCATTTCTTCGGAAGCATGTAGAAGGTTGCAATATCGTCGAAAGAGCGACGGTATAAAGCGCAAAGTGCGAGAAAAGTTCCTCAACATCTG CGAGGTGGCCATGTCATCGAACGTTCGGGAATGGCTTCGCTCGCCGGCCTTCGATGCCCGACAATGGGAAGACGAGGAGCTCCTACTGATGCTGCAAACGATGTTCGTCGAGCTCGACCTACCTCAAAAGTTCAACATTCCCTTGTACGTTCTGAGGAACTTCCTTTACGAGGTCTACATAAACTACAACGAGGTGCCGTTCCACAACTTCCGGCACTGTTTCTGCGTCGCGCAAATG ATGTACGCGATAGCTTGGGCGGTGGATTTGCCGTCGCGGATCGGCAATCTCGAGGTCTTCGTCCTGATCGTCTCCTGCATATGCCACGACCTCGATCATCCGGGCTACAACAACATCTATCAGATAAACGCGCGTACCGAGTTGGCCCTGCGCTACAACGACATCTCGCCCCTGGAGAATCATCACTGTTCGGTGGCCTTTCGCGTCCTAGAGGCTGCCGAGTGCAACATCTTGGCGTCCTTGGACTGTTCGACCTACAGGACGGTGCGCGAAGGCATCATACGATGCATTCTCGCGACCGACATGGCCAGGCATAACGAGATACTCGCCCAGTTCACCGACATCGTGACGGACTTTGATTACGCGAACAGGGCCCACATTAATCTG CTATCGATGATCCTCATAAAGGTCGCCGACATCAGTAACGAGGCACGGCCTATGGAAGTCGCGGAACCGTGGTTGGACAGGCTGCTTCAAGAGTTCTTCAAGCAGAGCGACGCGGAGAAACTCGAAGGGCTTCCAGTAACTCCATTTATGGACCGTGACAAAGTGACAAAACCCTCGTCGCAGTGCAGCTTTATCGGCCtagttcttcttcctctcttcgaaGCCCTCGGCGAGCTGTTTCCAGAACTTGAG GATCTCATAGTGCGGCCGGTGAGAGAAGCTCTCGAGTATTATCGAAGACTGAACGAGGCGGCGAAGGACGAGCGACATCATCGCAAGAGCGTGGTCGATCTCGGAGAATCGAATCAGTCGTTGGCTCAGATCGGTAACGCGACCAGCTCGACGGCCGCGACCGCGGCTTCTCCGGCGACTGCCGCGTCGGCCTCGGCCTCGGCGTCGGCCTCGGCctcggcgtcggcgtcggcgtcggcaACGACGTCGGTCGTTAAGTCTACCTCCTCTCACAGCATGCGCTCCAAACGTTCCGGTGGTACCGTTCACTCGAGATCGCGCTCGACGGAGGAGGACATCACGGAGAATCTGACGCTCGAGGAAGCGGATAACCTCGAGAGTTCGGATCCCGAGACGGCGACCGAGGTCGAGATAAGCGAGAAGACGTTAAAGTTTAAAATCTCGACGGAGGGTACGACGGTCGGATCCGGCTCGCACTCCGGCAGAAAGAGTTATCCCGGTAGTCGAAAGGGCAGCAAGGAGAAGTCCTCCTTGGATTATCACAATTACGAGCTGGCGCGAGCCATGAGGGAGCACGAGCGCGAGCGCGAGCGCGAGCGCGGgcgcgagagggagagagagaggagacgcAGCCGCGGCGAGAACAATCTCGGAAGCAATCTCAGCTCGCCGGTTAGCGCGAGATCGACCGACGGCAGCAGGATCCTCGAGGAACTCGAGCGAGACGATTCCATCTTCTTCGATGGAGGGAACGTCAACAACGAGACGCTGCAGATGGTCGAAGGGAACGGGAACGCGAACGCGATCGGCGGCTGCCGAAAGGAACCTGCCAGAAGGAACGGCTCGAAGCGTCCATCCTCGTCCGGCGTCTGTCGCAAGGACGTACCGATAATTCGACGAGAATCGGTCGTCTCTTTGCGTTGCTCTTGCGACGACAAGTCCTCGAATAATCACAAGTCGCTGCTGTCGCGTTTGAGGAACTTTACGGATCGTTTGAGCATTAGTTTCGACTCCAAAGATTCACCTAGTCCAAGAGCCACGAAATACGTGGCGAAAAGTCTGAATAAAAGCAGTACCGTGAGCACCGGTACTTGCACCGCTATCGCCAGGCGCCGCCAACAGCAACACGATCCCACGAGCCTCGTGTGCAAGCGATGCAATCTCAGGAAAGTGACGACGAGCAAGGAGCACGCCGGAAAGATGCCGACGACGACGCTGCTCGAGTTGTCGAGCGTAGAGAAGAGAGCTATGACATTGCCGAAGGTGAGGAAGACGCAGGATTCCAAGAGCAAGGGTTGGAAGACGGTCTTTGCGAAGGAGAGAAAGTCGTCGGCCTCGTTGGAAGTTTTACCCGGCGAGAACGCGGGCGACGATAGGAggtcgatcgaatcgaagcATCGTAGAAATCTGTCGAATCCGGAAGGTAAATGTTCGAAGGGACAAAAGGGTCTCGACGTCGACATCGACATAGGCATAGACATCGACATCGAGTTTAAGGAGATCGAGGTGCGCCCGCCCAGCAGCGTCGGCCAGCAACAACGGAAGAAACCGGAGATCGTCGTTGATCCGGATAGCTCGTCGCCTCGCGGATTCGACGACGCCGAGGACATGGGAAAAATCGAGATCAGACGGAGCTCCGCCAGCATGGAGGACATATCGAAGATCACCAAGCAAACCGAGACCGTTCTCTTGGGCTCGTTGGAGGCGAAAAAGGCGGAGGACCTTCAGCACACGGGTAGTTTGGACTCGATGCTTTGCAAGGAGTCGGTAAAGGCGAGCAAAAAGACGAACGCTTTCTCGTCGCCTGCCGCCTCGAAAAAGTCGTCGCCGGGTCTCTTTTCGCGTTTCAAGTCCGGCATGAGCATCGACAGCACGAggagcaacagcaacagcggTTCGTTGCACGATCAGGGCTCGCAACACTCTCAGACCGGCTGGATTTCGTCCTTGACAGCGAGTTTCCGGCCAAAGAGACAAACCACGAGCGAGGTACCGTCCTCGTCGTCGCCGGCCGCCCAGTCGCAGAAATCCCAGAGCCGCGAGGAGATCAAGTGA
- the LOC122636267 gene encoding high affinity cGMP-specific 3',5'-cyclic phosphodiesterase 9A isoform X1 yields the protein MDLETRNGTGNNEDDDEYTNIHFIVGDRRETATYRSDQVTDMELKELFRNAAEAGPLDIVKLRKGDKLLNISCHLPANTPDTPYVLQVVGAHPASSGMMELEVLRALESRVATLERELREHQEAVCASPPLALRELKRQVDSFKNKLETTEHLSWLGFYKQLPEPISSEACRRLQYRRKSDGIKRKVREKFLNICEVAMSSNVREWLRSPAFDARQWEDEELLLMLQTMFVELDLPQKFNIPLYVLRNFLYEVYINYNEVPFHNFRHCFCVAQMMYAIAWAVDLPSRIGNLEVFVLIVSCICHDLDHPGYNNIYQINARTELALRYNDISPLENHHCSVAFRVLEAAECNILASLDCSTYRTVREGIIRCILATDMARHNEILAQFTDIVTDFDYANRAHINLLSMILIKVADISNEARPMEVAEPWLDRLLQEFFKQSDAEKLEGLPVTPFMDRDKVTKPSSQCSFIGLVLLPLFEALGELFPELEDLIVRPVREALEYYRRLNEAAKDERHHRKSVVDLGESNQSLAQIGNATSSTAATAASPATAASASASASASASASASASATTSVVKSTSSHSMRSKRSGGTVHSRSRSTEEDITENLTLEEADNLESSDPETATEVEISEKTLKFKISTEGTTVGSGSHSGRKSYPGSRKGSKEKSSLDYHNYELARAMREHERERERERGRERERERRRSRGENNLGSNLSSPVSARSTDGSRILEELERDDSIFFDGGNVNNETLQMVEGNGNANAIGGCRKEPARRNGSKRPSSSGVCRKDVPIIRRESVVSLRCSCDDKSSNNHKSLLSRLRNFTDRLSISFDSKDSPSPRATKYVAKSLNKSSTVSTGTCTAIARRRQQQHDPTSLVCKRCNLRKVTTSKEHAGKMPTTTLLELSSVEKRAMTLPKVRKTQDSKSKGWKTVFAKERKSSASLEVLPGENAGDDRRSIESKHRRNLSNPEGKCSKGQKGLDVDIDIGIDIDIEFKEIEVRPPSSVGQQQRKKPEIVVDPDSSSPRGFDDAEDMGKIEIRRSSASMEDISKITKQTETVLLGSLEAKKAEDLQHTGSLDSMLCKESVKASKKTNAFSSPAASKKSSPGLFSRFKSGMSIDSTRSNSNSGSLHDQGSQHSQTGWISSLTASFRPKRQTTSEVPSSSSPAAQSQKSQSREEIK from the exons ATGGACCTCGAGACGAGGAACGGCACCGGCAACaatgaagacgacgacgagtacACCAATATTCACTTTATCGTCGGCGACCGCAGGGAGACGGCCACCTATCGCTCTGACCAGGTTACGGACATGGAGCTGAAGG AACTCTTTAGAAACGCTGCGGAGGCTGGACCTCTGGATATCGTGAAGCTTCGCAAGGGAGATAAGCTCCTGAACATTTCGTGTCACTTGCCGGCAAACACTCCCGACACGCCCTATGTTCTTCAG GTCGTCGGTGCTCACCCCGCCTCCTCGGGGATGATGGAGCTGGAAGTTTTGCGGGCGCTCGAGAGCCGCGTGGCGACCCTGGAGCGAGAACTGCGCGAGCACCAGGAGGCCGTTTGCGCGTCACCACCGTTGGCACTTCGGGAACTTAAGAGGCAGGTCGACAGCTTCAAGAACAAGCTCGAGACTACCGAGCACCTCAGCTGGCTGG GTTTCTACAAGCAACTCCCAGAACCCATTTCTTCGGAAGCATGTAGAAGGTTGCAATATCGTCGAAAGAGCGACGGTATAAAGCGCAAAGTGCGAGAAAAGTTCCTCAACATCTG CGAGGTGGCCATGTCATCGAACGTTCGGGAATGGCTTCGCTCGCCGGCCTTCGATGCCCGACAATGGGAAGACGAGGAGCTCCTACTGATGCTGCAAACGATGTTCGTCGAGCTCGACCTACCTCAAAAGTTCAACATTCCCTTGTACGTTCTGAGGAACTTCCTTTACGAGGTCTACATAAACTACAACGAGGTGCCGTTCCACAACTTCCGGCACTGTTTCTGCGTCGCGCAAATG ATGTACGCGATAGCTTGGGCGGTGGATTTGCCGTCGCGGATCGGCAATCTCGAGGTCTTCGTCCTGATCGTCTCCTGCATATGCCACGACCTCGATCATCCGGGCTACAACAACATCTATCAGATAAACGCGCGTACCGAGTTGGCCCTGCGCTACAACGACATCTCGCCCCTGGAGAATCATCACTGTTCGGTGGCCTTTCGCGTCCTAGAGGCTGCCGAGTGCAACATCTTGGCGTCCTTGGACTGTTCGACCTACAGGACGGTGCGCGAAGGCATCATACGATGCATTCTCGCGACCGACATGGCCAGGCATAACGAGATACTCGCCCAGTTCACCGACATCGTGACGGACTTTGATTACGCGAACAGGGCCCACATTAATCTG CTATCGATGATCCTCATAAAGGTCGCCGACATCAGTAACGAGGCACGGCCTATGGAAGTCGCGGAACCGTGGTTGGACAGGCTGCTTCAAGAGTTCTTCAAGCAGAGCGACGCGGAGAAACTCGAAGGGCTTCCAGTAACTCCATTTATGGACCGTGACAAAGTGACAAAACCCTCGTCGCAGTGCAGCTTTATCGGCCtagttcttcttcctctcttcgaaGCCCTCGGCGAGCTGTTTCCAGAACTTGAG GATCTCATAGTGCGGCCGGTGAGAGAAGCTCTCGAGTATTATCGAAGACTGAACGAGGCGGCGAAGGACGAGCGACATCATCGCAAGAGCGTGGTCGATCTCGGAGAATCGAATCAGTCGTTGGCTCAGATCGGTAACGCGACCAGCTCGACGGCCGCGACCGCGGCTTCTCCGGCGACTGCCGCGTCGGCCTCGGCCTCGGCGTCGGCCTCGGCctcggcgtcggcgtcggcgtcggcaACGACGTCGGTCGTTAAGTCTACCTCCTCTCACAGCATGCGCTCCAAACGTTCCGGTGGTACCGTTCACTCGAGATCGCGCTCGACGGAGGAGGACATCACGGAGAATCTGACGCTCGAGGAAGCGGATAACCTCGAGAGTTCGGATCCCGAGACGGCGACCGAGGTCGAGATAAGCGAGAAGACGTTAAAGTTTAAAATCTCGACGGAGGGTACGACGGTCGGATCCGGCTCGCACTCCGGCAGAAAGAGTTATCCCGGTAGTCGAAAGGGCAGCAAGGAGAAGTCCTCCTTGGATTATCACAATTACGAGCTGGCGCGAGCCATGAGGGAGCACGAGCGCGAGCGCGAGCGCGAGCGCGGgcgcgagagggagagagagaggagacgcAGCCGCGGCGAGAACAATCTCGGAAGCAATCTCAGCTCGCCGGTTAGCGCGAGATCGACCGACGGCAGCAGGATCCTCGAGGAACTCGAGCGAGACGATTCCATCTTCTTCGATGGAGGGAACGTCAACAACGAGACGCTGCAGATGGTCGAAGGGAACGGGAACGCGAACGCGATCGGCGGCTGCCGAAAGGAACCTGCCAGAAGGAACGGCTCGAAGCGTCCATCCTCGTCCGGCGTCTGTCGCAAGGACGTACCGATAATTCGACGAGAATCGGTCGTCTCTTTGCGTTGCTCTTGCGACGACAAGTCCTCGAATAATCACAAGTCGCTGCTGTCGCGTTTGAGGAACTTTACGGATCGTTTGAGCATTAGTTTCGACTCCAAAGATTCACCTAGTCCAAGAGCCACGAAATACGTGGCGAAAAGTCTGAATAAAAGCAGTACCGTGAGCACCGGTACTTGCACCGCTATCGCCAGGCGCCGCCAACAGCAACACGATCCCACGAGCCTCGTGTGCAAGCGATGCAATCTCAGGAAAGTGACGACGAGCAAGGAGCACGCCGGAAAGATGCCGACGACGACGCTGCTCGAGTTGTCGAGCGTAGAGAAGAGAGCTATGACATTGCCGAAGGTGAGGAAGACGCAGGATTCCAAGAGCAAGGGTTGGAAGACGGTCTTTGCGAAGGAGAGAAAGTCGTCGGCCTCGTTGGAAGTTTTACCCGGCGAGAACGCGGGCGACGATAGGAggtcgatcgaatcgaagcATCGTAGAAATCTGTCGAATCCGGAAGGTAAATGTTCGAAGGGACAAAAGGGTCTCGACGTCGACATCGACATAGGCATAGACATCGACATCGAGTTTAAGGAGATCGAGGTGCGCCCGCCCAGCAGCGTCGGCCAGCAACAACGGAAGAAACCGGAGATCGTCGTTGATCCGGATAGCTCGTCGCCTCGCGGATTCGACGACGCCGAGGACATGGGAAAAATCGAGATCAGACGGAGCTCCGCCAGCATGGAGGACATATCGAAGATCACCAAGCAAACCGAGACCGTTCTCTTGGGCTCGTTGGAGGCGAAAAAGGCGGAGGACCTTCAGCACACGGGTAGTTTGGACTCGATGCTTTGCAAGGAGTCGGTAAAGGCGAGCAAAAAGACGAACGCTTTCTCGTCGCCTGCCGCCTCGAAAAAGTCGTCGCCGGGTCTCTTTTCGCGTTTCAAGTCCGGCATGAGCATCGACAGCACGAggagcaacagcaacagcggTTCGTTGCACGATCAGGGCTCGCAACACTCTCAGACCGGCTGGATTTCGTCCTTGACAGCGAGTTTCCGGCCAAAGAGACAAACCACGAGCGAGGTACCGTCCTCGTCGTCGCCGGCCGCCCAGTCGCAGAAATCCCAGAGCCGCGAGGAGATCAAGTGA